GACGAGCACCAGAATTATGCCGGCGAATTGCACATCGACGGCAAGAACCCAGGGCGCGACCCGATCGCGACCGAATTCGTCGCAACCTCGATCACCAGCGGCGGCGATGGCGAGGACCAGCGACCGCAGACCGTCGAGATCCAGAAGGTCAACCCGCAGCTCAAATTCCACAATTCGCGGCGCGGGTATCTGATGTGCGACGTCGATGGCGAGCGCTGGCAGACCGAGTATATCGTCATGGACCAGGTGAGCGATCGCAAGGGAATCGCTAGTTCGCGGCAGAAGCTGGTGGTGGAAGCAGGGGCCGCGCGGCTGCAGCTGGGCTGACAGCTTAGCGCGGCGGACTTCAGCGCCAGCGCCCCATGGTCTACCTCGCCACCGCCTTCATCAACCCACGATGAAACCCACAGTTCCTGGCCTGAATTCGCCAAGATGTCGTCGCAGGGCGTTGATCAGGTGGGTGCGTTGCCCGACAAAGGACTGGTGGGTTCGGAACGCGACCGCCGCGAGAGCTCTACCTGTCGCTTCGTCAGCGAAGCGATGCTAGCGTCGCGTCGATCGGTATCGGGTTCGTGATGCCTCTAGGACGACCTATGCGCGCCATATGGTCGGGGGGCGCCTTGGTAGGATATCCCGGCTAGGAATGTAGGCCCAGTCCCGATGCGCGGATGCACAGGTGGTCCAAGTTCGGATCCCGACGCGGAGCGAAGGCGACGACATACTTGACGCCAATCCCCTTGCGACGCGCCCAGATCTAATACTTGCGATATGAGATTGGCCATTTTCACGCCAAGTACCTTTGCGTCGTGCGACCTTCCGATCGGAAGTTTGAACCATTATGAATTAGCTCACCCTTGACGTATCATATTTCCGATGATGCAATTCGGCTCGATCGGGCTGCAAGTTCCATATCGGCTTTACAGGTGCCCGCCAGGGAGAAAGACCATGAGGCGCATTGTACTTGCTGCAAGCCTCTTGTTCTCTACCGTGATGCCGTTCACGACGGCACATGCAGCGCCGGCAGCGGTGGAAGCGAAGCAATCCCTTGTTGAGTATCTCGGCTCGTTCGAGTCGGGCGGTGTGACGTATGACGTCTATCTCGTCACCGACTTTGGCGGCGGCGTGTACTGAACATCAGGACAGCGTAGAGAATAGGTCGAGACGGAACCCGTTTATCGATTATCCGTCTTGACCATTCTTGACGATGTCAGGCTTCTAAGAGTGTCGCATTATAGTATAGTAAGTTATCGAACGGGGGCGGCATGTTTCTGGGTTTTCAGGTTGCATTTGTGAAGGTGGCGTGTCTGGCCGTTTGCGCTGCGGTTTCGATGCCCACTTTTTCGGTCGCCGCGCAGACTCTGGTCGCGAACGGCGTCGCGGGCACATGGGCAGGATCGTTCGCGCAGACCGAGTGGATTTTCGAATTCAAGCGCGAAGGCGACGTCTGGTCCGGACGCTACATGTCGGCCAAGTCTAACAAATGGCTTCCCATGCAATCGCTGACGGTTTCGTCGCGTACCGTCCGATTCACCTTGGACTCGAGACCGCCGGTGACCTTCAGTTTGGAAGTCGATCCGACGAACCAAACCTTGGCTGGTGACGTTAACGTCTTCGGTAAAGATCTGCCCTTTTCTGCGGCGCGGAGGTCATGACCGCGTGCCTCCGATGCGAGCAGCGATCGGGGTGGCGTTGTTGATCCCGTTGACCATGCCAAGTTTCATGACGGGTCAGAGCAGGATCAGCAGAGTGGAGGCGTCCTTTGGATACGTCGAGGTGGGGGCCGATGAGGTCGAAACCGCACTGACCGAGGGCCGGGCGGCGCACATCGCGGCTCGCGAAGTGCTGGCGCTCCCCGACATGCGCTTCGGCATAGCCGATCTTCAGGGCGGAAACTCCAAATGGGTCAGCGTGTCATCGGACGGAGCGCCCGTTTATGGCTGGATGTTCAACAACAAGTCGGGTGACCGAAAGCCGATTCCGCCGAGTTACGCGTTGCGTCATGAGATCGGGCACGATCTGTTCATCCGCTACCTCGTTCCCAGCTCCAGGCATGATCAATATGGCGGGGACGCTCCCGATTGGCTGGACGAGATGGCCGCGGTCGCTTTCGAAGGCGAGGAGCTGACGGCGAGCCGGCGTCGTGACGCCGCGCGCTTCGCCAGGACAGGGACCTTGATACCGTTGAATCGGTTCTTCACCATGACCCACCCCGAAGCGACCGCCGAGTCGGCTTCCACGACCGCCGAGTCGGCTTCCACGACCGCCGGGCCAGCTTCCGCGCCCTCCCGGCAGACCGTCCGCATAAGACTGGCCGTCTCCGAGGACACGCCCCGATTCTACGCCATGGGCCGCGCCTTTTACGAGTTCCTGGTCGACCGGACGAAGTCGACCGCGATCGTGGCCGAGCTGGCGACCGCGTTCCGCAAGGGCGAGCCACTCGACCGCTGGGTACTGACGCGAACCGGCCACGAAGGACCCCCGACCTCCCTGGAGGCATTGGACGCTGATTTTCGTGCCTGGATCGCGTCGGACAGGCGATATCGGCCCGATCCACCATCGGAGACGAGGGGCGGCGACCATTCGACAGCAGCCGTGAAGCTTCGGATCGGCGAATAGATCGCCCCATGGCGCGCGGCGAGCAGTGGTACGAGAAGCGACACGGCCAAGCGGAGTTCAACGCCGCAATACGCGCCGCCGCCGTGACGACGTTCCGGCTTTCAGGCGCGAAGATGATCCAGCCGCCAACCGTGCAGATGAGCGGATCGTACGCGCGACGGGAAGCATGGACGTGATATCCGGCTTCGCCCGATTCGGCAGAAGGCGGACGCGTGTCGGTGGGGCGCGATGAGGTTTGGACGCGCTTTTTTGGCGGGGTTGCTCGCGGGTTCGGCATCGACGCCACTGCAAGCGCAGGAAAAGGCGGGGAACGTCGTGCAGTCGCCGCCGGCACAGCGCCGCGCACCTCCCGCACCGGCTCCGACCGAGACGGTTCCTTCTGGCCCCCGATCCGCCGAGGCTAGGCCCGCCCAGGACATATCGGAGCCGACGATCGAGTTCCAGGGAGCAGACGGCGAGGCATTATCGCCCGAAATCCAGCGCGAGCTGCTGGAGCAGGTCAAGAAAGACCCGCCGCCCGTCGACCGCGTGCCGCCATCCATAACGAGTCCGGCGGCCGCGGGCTCGAATGACGACGAGGTTGTCGTCACCGGTCAGCGGCCGCGCGGATCGGTCGTCGGCGACTTACCGCCGGAGCGGACGTTCAGCCCGATCGATATCAGAGCTTACGGGGTCAACGACATTGAGGAACTTCTCGACACCGTCCGGCCGCAGGTCAGCAGCGACCGGGGCCGGGACGATGGCGATCCCGTCGTGCTGCTGAATGGAAAGCGCGTGTCGAGCTTTGCCGAAATCGCTAAGATCCCCACGGAAGCGATCGAGCGGATGGAGGTGTTTCCCGAGGAGCTTTCGCTCGAATACGGGTACCCGGCCGACCAAAAGGTGGTCAACGTGGTCACCTTTGAGAGATATAATTCGGGAACCGGTCAGCTCAGCCATGCCATGCCGACCGAAGGTGGGCGTGACACGGCCGGGATCGACGCGAGCTACCTGCGCATACGCAACGACACGCGTTTCAATTTCGACGCGGACTATGATCGGGCGAGGGCGTTGCTGGAGAGCGAACGCGACCTGGCGCGGGTTTCCGGCGCGCGGGATGACGGGCGGTTTCGGACCTTGCTGCCCCAAACGGAGCGGCTTGCGCTTACCGGGACTGTAAGCGGCAACCTGTTGCGCGATGTGTCGGCGACGCTCAACGGCCGCTTCCAGACCAGTGACACTCGCAGCCTTTTGGGCCTTGCCGGCGATCAACCGCTGACACGCGACACCGAGGCGAACGCCATCCACCTCGGAACTTCGCTCAGCGGGTCGGCGGGACGGTGGCTGTGGTTCTTCACCGGCAACTACGACCGCGCCACCGCCGACACCTTCACCGATGCCGGCGGCGCGCTGGAGATACGGGAGGAGGCGCGATTGGTGAACGCGCTCGCCGATGGCGAACTCGTGTTCAGCGGTTCGGTGCTGAACCTACCTGCCGGCCCGGTGTCGATGAGCCTTCGCGGGGGAGCGGAGTTCCGCGATTTCCGCAGCAGATCGTTGCGCGGCGGTGACGAGCGGCGGGCGGACTTTTCCCGCGACAGGGGCGCGGTCCAGGCCAGCCTTGACGTGCCCATCGCTAGACGGCGCAAGCAGCCATCAAGTTGGCTCGGTAATCTTTCCGCCAATGCCAACATCGAGGTCGAGGAGCTTTCCGACATCGGCACGTTGCGGACGTTCGGCTATGGCCTCAACTGGTCGCCCGTCGAAGCGATCAGCGTCATCGCGTCGGTCACGGACGAAGAAGGCCCGCCGACGGTTGAGCAGCTCGGAGCGCCGCTCGTCGTCACGCCGAACGTCCGCACCTATGATTTCATCAGGCGCGAGGCGATCGACGTGACACGCGTCTTCGGCGGCAATCCGGATCTCCGTTCCGACAACCGCGACGTCGTCCGGCTCGCGCTCAACGCCAAGCCGTTTCAAGCGACCGACATCACCTTCAACATCGACTACATCCGAACGCGAATCGAGGATCCGATCGCACCTTTTCCCATCGCGACGCCCGAGATCGAGGCCGCATTCCCGGAACGGTTCACCCGTGATCGCGACGGGCGGCTTGTGCGGATCGACAGCAGACCGCTCAATTTCCAGCGGTCCGACCAAGAGCAAATGCGCTGGGGCGTCAACTTCACCCGGCCTTTGGGACTGGTGCCACCCGGATCGCAGAACGCCAATGTCCGTTTCGTCAGCGGAGGAGAGGCCGGCCTGCAAGCGGCGATTCCCCCCGGCGCCAGGATCGTAAGGCCCGAAGCAGGAAGCGCCGCGGCGAAGCGCGTCGAGAACCTTACGAGCCGCCTGATCTTCAGCATTTACCACACATGGCGCTTCACGGACGAACTCCTCGTCCGCGAAGGCGTGCCCGTCCTCGACCTACTGGACGGATCCGCGATCGGCGGCCGCGGGGGCAGACCGCGCCACGAGCTCGAACTGCAGGCGGGGGCCTTCAAGGGCGGACTCGGTGCGCGGATCACCGCGGCCTGGCAGAGCGGAACTGTCGTGAGAGGCTTGGCGTCAAGCCCAGGCGGCTCGACGGGCGATTTGCGCTTCTCCGATTTCGCGAGCTTGAATCTCAATTTGTTCGCGAACCTTGCAGACCGTTTCGGGGGAGCGCGGGCTCCCAATTGGCTCAGGGGGACGCGGATCACCATCGGCATCGACAATCTGTTCAACAGGCGACCTCGGGTGCGGGACGACGCAGGATCGACGCCATTCAACTACCAGCCGACTTTTCTCGACCCGCTCGGCCGTTCGTTGAGCTTCGG
The genomic region above belongs to Sphingomonas qomolangmaensis and contains:
- a CDS encoding TonB-dependent receptor; translation: MLAGSASTPLQAQEKAGNVVQSPPAQRRAPPAPAPTETVPSGPRSAEARPAQDISEPTIEFQGADGEALSPEIQRELLEQVKKDPPPVDRVPPSITSPAAAGSNDDEVVVTGQRPRGSVVGDLPPERTFSPIDIRAYGVNDIEELLDTVRPQVSSDRGRDDGDPVVLLNGKRVSSFAEIAKIPTEAIERMEVFPEELSLEYGYPADQKVVNVVTFERYNSGTGQLSHAMPTEGGRDTAGIDASYLRIRNDTRFNFDADYDRARALLESERDLARVSGARDDGRFRTLLPQTERLALTGTVSGNLLRDVSATLNGRFQTSDTRSLLGLAGDQPLTRDTEANAIHLGTSLSGSAGRWLWFFTGNYDRATADTFTDAGGALEIREEARLVNALADGELVFSGSVLNLPAGPVSMSLRGGAEFRDFRSRSLRGGDERRADFSRDRGAVQASLDVPIARRRKQPSSWLGNLSANANIEVEELSDIGTLRTFGYGLNWSPVEAISVIASVTDEEGPPTVEQLGAPLVVTPNVRTYDFIRREAIDVTRVFGGNPDLRSDNRDVVRLALNAKPFQATDITFNIDYIRTRIEDPIAPFPIATPEIEAAFPERFTRDRDGRLVRIDSRPLNFQRSDQEQMRWGVNFTRPLGLVPPGSQNANVRFVSGGEAGLQAAIPPGARIVRPEAGSAAAKRVENLTSRLIFSIYHTWRFTDELLVREGVPVLDLLDGSAIGGRGGRPRHELELQAGAFKGGLGARITAAWQSGTVVRGLASSPGGSTGDLRFSDFASLNLNLFANLADRFGGARAPNWLRGTRITIGIDNLFNRRPRVRDDAGSTPFNYQPTFLDPLGRSLSFGLRKIL